A stretch of Haloprofundus halophilus DNA encodes these proteins:
- a CDS encoding DUF7096 domain-containing protein, protein MMRQSAALATTLLLLVSSVGGVVVAAPSAAESSSLAAKSESSLAEIDNETSVLMLDEDDTNTAFGAPSANLSASLAVRDTRVRSELRTRTTGQRLAAMENENERRKAVLRALTELEIRVDDLRAEERAALDAHTTGEITATQLLVRLAHVHTEAAELRANATMLERTADGIDGLSIDGRVGSVRLELQTMRGPIRERAAAVLRGGAPPTRTYVQTTTDGVVLSMIDDGVYVREVYDDSKRTSDASGRITVGELPDVMERAYPVIMQRGEFNSPTGVQASNIFVGKVRYAGGDLTAYVDRGDEGQVFREIQRIPLDNAHVAQSTNSTRSGLELRVHPTYAGGPLRIELVDAATGDSVQGNVSLGSPDSNEQPTFLGRTDADGVLWTPAPDGEFVVQAIRGNSFVSIELTPDDPMNVSDPNDSLAPPPTHARVGADA, encoded by the coding sequence ATGATGAGACAGTCCGCCGCTTTGGCCACTACCCTCCTCCTCCTCGTCTCGTCTGTCGGCGGCGTCGTCGTCGCGGCGCCGTCCGCCGCGGAGTCGTCGTCTCTGGCCGCGAAGTCGGAGTCGTCGCTCGCCGAGATCGACAACGAGACGAGCGTCCTGATGCTGGACGAAGACGACACCAACACGGCGTTCGGAGCGCCTTCGGCGAACCTGAGCGCCTCGTTGGCGGTTCGGGATACGCGGGTTCGCTCCGAGCTCCGGACGCGAACGACCGGACAGCGACTCGCCGCGATGGAGAACGAAAACGAGCGCCGCAAGGCAGTGCTGCGGGCGTTGACCGAACTCGAAATCCGCGTCGACGACCTCCGAGCCGAGGAACGGGCGGCTCTGGACGCCCACACCACCGGCGAGATAACGGCCACGCAACTGCTGGTTCGGTTGGCGCACGTCCACACCGAAGCGGCCGAACTCCGAGCGAACGCCACGATGCTCGAACGGACCGCCGACGGCATCGACGGCCTCTCCATCGACGGGCGAGTCGGATCGGTTCGACTCGAACTCCAGACGATGCGCGGTCCGATTCGAGAGCGCGCCGCGGCGGTCCTCCGCGGCGGCGCTCCCCCCACTCGGACGTACGTGCAGACGACGACCGACGGCGTCGTCCTCTCCATGATAGACGACGGCGTCTACGTCCGCGAGGTGTACGACGACTCGAAGCGCACCTCCGACGCGTCCGGCCGAATCACGGTCGGCGAACTCCCCGACGTGATGGAGCGGGCGTACCCGGTCATCATGCAACGCGGCGAGTTCAACAGTCCGACCGGCGTGCAGGCCAGCAACATCTTCGTCGGGAAGGTTCGGTACGCCGGCGGCGACCTCACCGCGTACGTCGACCGCGGCGACGAGGGGCAGGTGTTCAGAGAGATACAGCGTATCCCCCTCGACAACGCCCACGTCGCACAGTCGACCAACAGTACCCGCTCGGGGCTCGAACTCCGCGTCCACCCGACGTACGCCGGCGGTCCGCTCCGCATCGAACTCGTCGACGCCGCCACCGGCGACTCCGTCCAAGGAAACGTCAGTCTCGGCAGCCCCGACAGCAACGAACAGCCGACGTTCCTCGGACGCACCGACGCCGACGGCGTCCTCTGGACGCCAGCGCCCGACGGCGAGTTCGTCGTGCAGGCGATCCGCGGCAACTCCTTCGTCTCCATCGAACTCACGCCCGACGACCCGATGAACGTCAGCGACCCGAACGACTCGCTCGCGCCGCCGCCGACGCACGCTCGCGTCGGCGCTGACGCGTAG
- a CDS encoding helix-turn-helix transcriptional regulator → MRYAALVLAFLVFSAGFAPPAAAVVGTDDGQRATLLQAEEPPDTQLVIAIKRNGDAKWSVVTRYPLSGNNSSAAFEQFVSDLRAGEANATLDERTFEQFAALSSEATGREMEIQNVSYRGTVENDTGVLNMTFTWTRFAYQGDQDLRVGDAFETPDGGTWFPRLGANQRLVIEAPEEWNSQDVSFPARTRNGTTVIVDGPREFTDRSGDGSVIDISYDPPGSGRDTGTGDSDELALIAGIGAVLVFAAMLAAVVLRRRQGFEEVDGEVVTVDGPTTSPPRAAGGGASAVDPLSSEEPEEEEEEEEEENDDDVDLSLLSDGERVEHLLEHNGGRMRQTNIVAETGWSDAKVSQLLSSLADEGRVEKLRLGRENLISLPGENGNGNGNGGSDDTSGDDDTDGDSSDSGDDSNGDG, encoded by the coding sequence ATGCGGTATGCCGCCCTCGTGCTCGCCTTCCTCGTCTTCTCAGCCGGCTTCGCACCACCGGCCGCCGCCGTCGTCGGAACCGACGACGGGCAAAGAGCGACGCTGCTACAGGCCGAGGAGCCGCCGGACACGCAACTCGTCATCGCCATCAAGCGCAACGGCGACGCGAAGTGGTCGGTCGTCACGCGGTACCCGTTGAGCGGCAACAACAGCAGCGCGGCGTTCGAGCAGTTCGTCTCGGACCTCCGCGCCGGCGAGGCCAACGCGACGCTGGACGAGCGGACGTTCGAGCAGTTCGCCGCGCTCTCGTCGGAGGCGACGGGCCGCGAGATGGAGATTCAGAACGTCAGCTACCGAGGCACCGTAGAGAACGACACCGGCGTGCTGAACATGACGTTCACGTGGACGAGGTTCGCCTACCAGGGCGACCAGGACCTCAGAGTCGGCGACGCGTTCGAGACGCCGGACGGCGGGACGTGGTTCCCCCGCCTCGGGGCGAACCAGCGGCTCGTCATCGAGGCGCCCGAAGAGTGGAACTCCCAGGACGTGAGCTTCCCCGCCCGCACCCGTAACGGAACGACCGTCATCGTCGACGGTCCCCGGGAGTTCACCGACCGCTCCGGAGACGGCAGCGTCATCGACATCTCGTACGACCCGCCAGGGTCGGGTCGAGACACGGGAACGGGCGACAGCGACGAACTCGCGCTCATCGCGGGCATCGGCGCAGTACTCGTTTTCGCCGCCATGCTCGCAGCGGTCGTCCTCCGACGCCGTCAAGGGTTCGAGGAGGTCGACGGAGAGGTCGTCACCGTCGACGGGCCGACGACATCACCGCCGCGTGCGGCCGGCGGCGGCGCGTCGGCCGTCGACCCACTGTCGTCGGAAGAACCGGAGGAAGAGGAGGAGGAGGAGGAGGAAGAGAACGACGACGACGTGGACCTCTCGCTGCTCTCGGACGGCGAACGGGTCGAGCACCTCCTCGAACACAACGGCGGCCGGATGCGACAGACGAACATCGTCGCCGAAACCGGCTGGTCCGACGCGAAAGTGTCGCAGTTGCTCTCCTCGCTGGCGGACGAGGGACGCGTCGAGAAACTCCGTCTCGGTCGGGAGAACCTGATTTCGCTGCCGGGCGAGAACGGAAACGGGAACGGAAACGGCGGCAGCGACGACACCAGCGGCGACGACGACACCGACGGCGACAGCAGCGACAGCGGCGACGACAGTAACGGCGACGGCTGA
- a CDS encoding type IV pilin, producing MSSRTRASVPAVGVVLLLLLSVSLAASVGAVALDHAESVDDGGTRAALSLTATGETLQFVHRGGETLDVRRLELRVSVDGEPLEHHPPVPFFSASGFRPGPTGPFNSAASPEWRAGETASVAVAGTNDPELTVGSSVTADVRYEGRPLVTLSAIVR from the coding sequence GTGTCGTCTCGCACCCGCGCCTCGGTTCCCGCCGTCGGAGTCGTGCTGTTGCTGTTGCTCTCGGTCAGTCTCGCCGCCAGCGTCGGTGCCGTCGCACTCGACCACGCCGAGAGCGTCGACGACGGCGGAACGCGGGCAGCGCTGTCGCTCACCGCGACTGGCGAGACGTTACAGTTCGTTCACCGCGGCGGCGAAACGCTGGACGTGCGGCGACTCGAACTGCGCGTCAGCGTCGACGGAGAGCCGCTCGAACACCACCCGCCCGTTCCGTTCTTCTCCGCGAGTGGTTTTCGGCCCGGGCCGACCGGACCGTTCAACTCCGCCGCGAGCCCCGAGTGGCGCGCCGGCGAGACGGCATCCGTCGCCGTCGCCGGGACGAACGACCCGGAACTGACCGTCGGGTCGTCGGTGACCGCCGACGTGCGGTACGAGGGGCGACCGCTCGTCACGCTCTCGGCAATCGTTCGATGA
- the ahaH gene encoding ATP synthase archaeal subunit H, with protein MPRPEVLERIKSAESDADDIIAQAERERDELISDARDRAEQIRAEAEAEASEMEERRLAEAREEIEAEREEIIEEGERAREELVAEAQSNVEEAVEYTVERFEEAVHAQT; from the coding sequence ATGCCGAGACCAGAGGTTCTCGAACGGATCAAGTCGGCCGAATCCGACGCCGACGACATCATCGCGCAGGCTGAGCGCGAGCGCGACGAACTGATCTCCGACGCCCGCGACCGCGCCGAGCAGATTCGGGCCGAGGCAGAAGCGGAGGCGTCCGAGATGGAGGAGCGCCGCCTCGCGGAGGCCCGCGAAGAGATCGAGGCCGAGCGCGAGGAGATCATCGAGGAGGGCGAGCGCGCCCGCGAGGAGCTCGTCGCCGAGGCGCAGTCGAACGTCGAGGAGGCGGTAGAGTACACGGTAGAGCGGTTCGAGGAGGCGGTGCATGCTCAGACCTGA
- a CDS encoding V-type ATP synthase subunit E, which yields MSLDTVVEDIRDDARARAENIREEGQARADEIVAEAEADAEELLEERERAVERTIAQEREQSLSSAKLQAKQQRLEARRDVLEDVYERVEAELVALDGADRETLTRELLDAASTEFEDEDEVLVYGRADDEALITEILADYDDYEFAGDRDCLGGVVVEGRNSRVRVNNTFDSVLDAVWEDNLKDVSARLFEQ from the coding sequence ATGAGTTTGGATACTGTCGTTGAGGACATTCGGGACGACGCTCGCGCACGTGCGGAGAACATCCGCGAGGAGGGCCAAGCGCGTGCCGACGAGATCGTCGCCGAAGCCGAAGCCGACGCAGAGGAACTGCTCGAGGAGCGCGAACGCGCCGTCGAGCGAACGATCGCACAGGAGCGCGAACAGTCGCTCTCCAGCGCGAAACTGCAGGCGAAACAGCAGCGCCTCGAAGCCCGCCGCGACGTGCTCGAAGACGTCTACGAGCGGGTCGAGGCCGAACTGGTCGCTCTCGACGGTGCTGACCGCGAGACGCTCACCCGAGAGCTGCTCGACGCGGCGTCGACGGAGTTCGAAGACGAGGACGAAGTGCTCGTCTACGGACGCGCCGACGACGAGGCGCTCATCACCGAGATTCTCGCCGACTACGACGACTACGAGTTCGCGGGCGACCGCGACTGTCTCGGCGGCGTCGTCGTCGAGGGACGAAACTCCCGCGTTCGGGTGAACAACACGTTCGACTCGGTCCTCGACGCCGTCTGGGAGGACAACTTGAAGGACGTGAGCGCCCGACTGTTCGAACAATGA
- a CDS encoding electron transfer flavoprotein subunit alpha/FixB family protein — protein sequence MTVLAIADHRRGDLRDVSYELVSAGRQLADATGGDLHVAVISGDVDEFGEKLNLDGVDAVHTVANGEEFNHDVYAGAVEALYAEVEPAVLLMPNSVNGLDYAPAVANALDLPLVSDAVDFSYDGGLTATREMYGSKVETTVDVDAERVAVTIRGGEWPATAGTGDAEISAFDYEPDGELGSRVLGFEEVAGGDVDITDADVLVSVGRGIEEEENLELVEELADALGATLSSSRPIVDAGWLPPNRQVGQSGKVVTPDIYLAVGISGAVQHVAGMKGSDTIIAINTDPNAPIFDIADYGIVGDLFEVVPELIEQFN from the coding sequence ATGACGGTGCTCGCTATCGCCGACCACCGCCGCGGCGACCTCCGCGACGTGAGCTACGAACTCGTCAGCGCGGGCCGCCAACTCGCCGACGCGACCGGCGGCGACCTCCACGTCGCGGTCATCAGCGGCGACGTCGACGAGTTCGGGGAGAAACTGAACCTCGACGGCGTCGACGCCGTCCACACCGTCGCGAACGGCGAGGAGTTCAACCACGACGTGTACGCGGGCGCGGTCGAAGCGCTGTACGCCGAGGTCGAGCCCGCGGTCCTACTGATGCCCAACAGCGTCAACGGCCTCGACTACGCGCCGGCGGTCGCCAACGCGCTCGACCTGCCGCTCGTCTCGGACGCGGTCGACTTCAGCTACGACGGCGGCCTCACCGCGACCCGCGAGATGTACGGCTCGAAGGTCGAGACGACCGTCGACGTCGACGCGGAGCGCGTCGCCGTCACGATTCGCGGCGGCGAGTGGCCCGCCACAGCCGGTACCGGCGACGCCGAGATTTCGGCGTTCGACTACGAACCCGACGGCGAACTCGGCTCCCGCGTACTCGGGTTCGAGGAGGTCGCCGGCGGCGACGTCGACATCACCGACGCGGACGTGCTCGTCTCGGTCGGCCGCGGCATCGAGGAGGAGGAGAACCTCGAACTCGTCGAGGAACTCGCCGACGCGCTAGGTGCGACGCTCTCCTCGTCGCGGCCTATCGTCGACGCCGGCTGGCTCCCGCCGAACCGGCAGGTCGGCCAGTCCGGGAAGGTCGTCACCCCTGACATTTACCTCGCGGTCGGTATCTCCGGGGCGGTCCAGCACGTCGCCGGGATGAAAGGCTCCGACACCATCATCGCCATCAACACCGATCCGAACGCACCCATCTTCGACATCGCCGACTACGGTATCGTCGGCGACCTGTTCGAGGTCGTTCCGGAACTCATCGAGCAGTTCAACTGA
- a CDS encoding electron transfer flavoprotein subunit beta/FixA family protein, translating into MKILVTVKEVAEVEDDFEIDGLGIDEAYLEYDLNEWDDYAVEEAVQIAEAGDDVEVVSVTIGPERSEETIRMALAKGADRAIRVWDDAFEDVQLLDVAAKTRLLAAVVEQEQPDLVLTGVQAADDGFGATGVSVADEVGFEWAAVVNELDLDAEGGVANVRRELEGGVEELTEVDLPAVLTIQTGINDPRYASLRGIRQAQRKEIAPMGLDDLGLDASALDSPIELTGMREPESESDATLFEGDAGETAAQLAEVLREKGVGAQ; encoded by the coding sequence ATGAAGATTCTCGTAACCGTCAAGGAAGTCGCCGAAGTCGAAGACGACTTCGAGATCGACGGGCTCGGAATCGACGAGGCGTACCTCGAGTACGACCTCAACGAGTGGGACGACTACGCCGTCGAGGAGGCGGTCCAGATAGCGGAGGCGGGCGACGACGTCGAGGTCGTCAGCGTCACCATCGGCCCCGAACGCAGCGAGGAGACGATTCGGATGGCGCTCGCGAAAGGTGCGGACCGCGCGATTCGCGTCTGGGACGACGCGTTCGAGGACGTCCAACTACTCGACGTCGCCGCGAAGACGCGTCTGCTCGCCGCCGTCGTCGAACAGGAACAGCCGGACCTCGTACTGACCGGCGTGCAGGCCGCCGACGACGGCTTCGGCGCGACGGGCGTCTCCGTCGCCGACGAAGTCGGCTTCGAGTGGGCCGCCGTCGTCAACGAACTCGACTTGGACGCCGAGGGCGGCGTCGCCAACGTCCGCCGGGAGCTCGAAGGCGGCGTCGAGGAGCTCACGGAGGTCGACCTCCCCGCGGTGCTCACCATCCAGACGGGTATCAACGACCCCCGCTACGCGAGCCTGCGCGGTATCCGGCAGGCCCAGCGCAAGGAGATAGCCCCGATGGGCCTCGACGACCTCGGTCTCGACGCCTCCGCGCTCGACAGCCCGATCGAACTCACGGGGATGCGCGAACCCGAGAGCGAGTCGGACGCCACTCTCTTCGAGGGCGACGCCGGGGAGACCGCCGCGCAACTTGCCGAGGTCCTCCGCGAGAAGGGGGTGGGCGCGCAATGA
- a CDS encoding V-type ATP synthase subunit C, with translation MSATGSSNPEYVNARVRARRGALYDDEDYRKLLRMGPAEIARFMEESTYEEEINALGARFSGVDLIEYALNRSLAKQFNDILDWAGGRLYDLIARYLRKFDAWNVKTIIRGIYADTPREEVETDLIRAGEFDDRLVERLLEATTIEEVVDRLSGTIYGPPLRAAYDDYEESGVLVPLENAVDRTFYENLLSGLVTNEATEQYREFLHAEIDFRNARNALRLARSGANIDPSEYYIDGGRLFSATELSQLASSPDELVTRIRESVYGDRLSAALTDLERADSLIGFERALEAALLEYSKTLGHVFPLSVSPIISYILAKEREVENIRAIARAREAGLSEDEIEEELVIL, from the coding sequence ATGAGCGCAACCGGCAGCTCGAATCCGGAGTACGTCAACGCCCGCGTCAGAGCGCGACGCGGCGCACTGTACGACGACGAGGACTACCGCAAACTCCTCCGGATGGGCCCCGCCGAGATCGCTCGCTTCATGGAGGAGTCGACGTACGAAGAGGAGATAAACGCCCTCGGGGCCCGATTCTCGGGCGTCGACCTGATCGAGTACGCGCTGAACCGCAGCCTCGCGAAGCAGTTCAACGACATCCTCGACTGGGCCGGCGGGCGACTGTACGACCTCATCGCACGCTACCTCCGGAAGTTCGACGCGTGGAACGTCAAGACGATCATCCGCGGCATCTACGCCGACACGCCGCGCGAGGAGGTCGAGACCGACCTCATCCGCGCCGGCGAGTTCGACGACCGTCTCGTCGAACGGCTGCTCGAAGCGACCACCATCGAGGAGGTCGTCGACCGACTGAGCGGCACCATCTACGGCCCGCCGCTGCGAGCGGCGTACGACGACTACGAGGAGTCCGGCGTGCTGGTCCCGCTGGAGAACGCCGTCGACCGCACGTTCTACGAGAACCTGCTCAGCGGTCTCGTCACGAACGAGGCGACCGAGCAGTACCGCGAGTTCCTGCACGCCGAGATCGACTTCCGTAACGCGCGGAACGCGCTTCGACTCGCTCGAAGCGGAGCGAACATCGACCCCTCGGAGTACTACATCGACGGCGGTCGGCTGTTCAGCGCGACCGAACTGTCGCAGTTGGCGTCGAGTCCCGACGAGCTGGTGACCCGTATCCGCGAGAGCGTCTACGGTGACCGCCTCTCGGCGGCGCTGACCGACCTCGAACGCGCCGACAGCCTCATCGGCTTCGAGCGCGCGCTCGAAGCGGCGCTGTTGGAGTACTCCAAGACCCTCGGCCACGTGTTCCCGCTGTCGGTGTCGCCGATCATCTCCTACATTCTCGCCAAGGAGCGGGAAGTGGAGAACATCCGCGCCATCGCCCGCGCACGCGAAGCGGGGCTCTCAGAGGACGAGATAGAAGAGGAACTGGTGATACTATGA
- a CDS encoding V-type ATP synthase subunit I, whose product MLRPEQMSKVSVTGAKRFMDDVIETTHEQNLLDVSDYDGTWEGFSHGTPVEGAEEASDKLVTVRSLESILDVDGDDAGPTRIVTDEALEAELAEVRAEVNELDDRRDELRDELRSVQEDIDAVEPFADLGIDLDLLSGYDTLQVAVGEGDREDVERSLVDADSVDAFEIYEGDDVFAVFAYPADGAGEDALDEALVGTDFSTYEVPESESSPEEYVGELRHRKQQLESRLATVDDELEEVKLDAAGFLLAAEEQLSIEVQKTEAPLAFATTENAFVAEGWIPTERYTQFASALRDDVGQHVEVEEIERASFKSDGQEATREQVPSGTGGEPTAADGGADEPEARADGGAEQGSAARRAKPDGGSVVTRNDDPPVVQDNPGAVKPFEVLVNAVSRPKYSEFDPSVFVFLTFPVFFGFMIGDLAYGILYTAIGYFLYTRFEDRPAFKSMGGITLFAGGFTMLFGILYGEFLGLHVLGEVIWGGHPPMEKGLSPAGIYWAIGWLVVSIFVGIVHLNIGWILDFFEVAEHHDIKHAVLESGSWLLMMNGLWVWIFSLHYGDAKPAFLFTLFDGTGAAPESSQQYMQAMFELGFNGFPAVVGIAGLVAFAVGFVFLAIADLAEVVEFLNVLVNVLSYARIGAVLLAKAGMALAVNLLVFGAYQHDGEIHFLTSYGPEYVVNEYGAEAIMFGGLFHGGAALFLVGIVVLILGHALVLTLGITSAGLQAVRLEYVEFFGKFYEGGGREYEPFGYDRQYTTED is encoded by the coding sequence ATGCTCAGACCTGAGCAGATGAGCAAGGTCTCGGTCACCGGGGCCAAACGGTTCATGGACGACGTCATCGAGACGACCCACGAGCAGAACCTGCTCGACGTCTCCGACTACGACGGTACCTGGGAGGGGTTCTCGCACGGGACGCCCGTCGAAGGTGCCGAGGAGGCGTCGGACAAACTCGTCACCGTCCGCTCGCTCGAGAGCATCCTCGACGTCGACGGCGACGACGCGGGCCCGACCCGCATCGTCACCGACGAGGCGCTCGAAGCCGAGCTCGCGGAGGTCCGCGCGGAGGTCAACGAACTCGACGACCGCCGCGACGAACTCCGCGACGAACTCCGGAGCGTCCAGGAGGACATCGACGCCGTCGAACCGTTCGCCGACCTCGGCATCGACCTGGACCTGCTCTCGGGCTACGACACGCTCCAGGTCGCCGTCGGCGAGGGTGACCGCGAGGACGTCGAACGGTCGCTCGTCGACGCCGACAGCGTCGATGCGTTCGAAATCTACGAGGGCGACGACGTGTTCGCCGTCTTCGCGTACCCCGCCGACGGCGCGGGCGAAGACGCGCTCGACGAGGCGCTCGTCGGAACCGACTTCTCGACGTACGAGGTCCCCGAGTCGGAGTCGAGCCCCGAGGAGTACGTCGGCGAACTCCGCCACCGCAAACAGCAACTGGAGTCGCGGCTGGCGACGGTCGACGACGAACTCGAAGAGGTCAAACTCGACGCCGCGGGCTTCCTGCTCGCCGCCGAAGAACAGCTCTCGATCGAGGTCCAGAAGACCGAAGCGCCGCTGGCCTTCGCGACGACGGAGAACGCCTTCGTCGCCGAGGGCTGGATTCCGACCGAGCGATACACGCAGTTCGCGAGCGCGCTCCGCGACGACGTCGGACAGCACGTCGAAGTCGAGGAGATAGAACGCGCGAGCTTCAAGAGCGACGGACAGGAAGCCACCCGCGAACAGGTGCCGAGCGGCACCGGCGGCGAACCGACTGCCGCCGACGGCGGCGCGGACGAACCCGAGGCGCGCGCCGACGGGGGTGCCGAACAGGGTTCGGCAGCACGTCGGGCAAAGCCCGACGGCGGAAGCGTCGTCACGAGGAACGACGACCCGCCGGTCGTCCAGGACAACCCCGGCGCGGTCAAGCCGTTCGAGGTACTCGTCAACGCGGTCAGCCGGCCGAAGTACAGCGAGTTCGACCCGTCGGTGTTCGTCTTCCTGACGTTCCCGGTGTTCTTCGGGTTCATGATCGGCGACCTCGCCTACGGGATTCTCTACACGGCTATCGGGTACTTCCTCTACACTCGCTTCGAGGACCGCCCGGCGTTCAAGAGCATGGGCGGTATCACGCTCTTCGCGGGCGGATTCACGATGCTGTTCGGCATCCTCTACGGCGAGTTCCTCGGCCTCCACGTGCTCGGTGAGGTCATCTGGGGCGGCCACCCGCCGATGGAGAAAGGTCTCTCGCCCGCCGGCATCTACTGGGCGATCGGCTGGCTCGTGGTGAGCATCTTCGTCGGCATCGTCCACCTCAACATCGGGTGGATCCTCGACTTCTTCGAGGTCGCCGAACACCACGACATCAAGCACGCGGTCCTCGAGAGCGGCTCGTGGCTGCTGATGATGAACGGCCTGTGGGTCTGGATCTTCAGTCTCCACTACGGCGACGCGAAACCGGCGTTCCTGTTCACGCTGTTCGACGGCACCGGCGCGGCGCCGGAGTCCAGCCAGCAGTACATGCAGGCCATGTTCGAACTCGGCTTCAACGGTTTCCCGGCCGTCGTCGGTATCGCCGGCCTGGTGGCGTTCGCGGTCGGCTTCGTGTTCCTGGCCATCGCCGACCTCGCCGAAGTCGTCGAGTTCCTGAACGTGCTCGTGAACGTGCTGTCGTACGCCCGTATCGGCGCGGTGCTGCTCGCGAAGGCCGGGATGGCGCTCGCGGTCAACCTGCTCGTGTTCGGCGCGTACCAGCACGACGGTGAGATTCACTTCCTCACCAGCTACGGACCGGAGTACGTCGTCAACGAGTACGGCGCGGAGGCCATCATGTTCGGCGGCCTCTTCCACGGCGGGGCGGCGCTGTTCCTCGTGGGCATCGTCGTACTCATCCTTGGCCACGCGCTGGTGCTGACGCTCGGCATCACGAGCGCCGGTCTGCAGGCCGTCCGTCTCGAGTACGTCGAGTTCTTCGGCAAGTTCTACGAGGGCGGCGGCCGCGAGTACGAACCGTTCGGCTACGACCGCCAGTACACCACCGAAGACTGA
- a CDS encoding methyltransferase domain-containing protein, which produces MGILEDKGRARLFYKYLSKVYDQVNPFIWNEEMRAEALALLDIERGDRVLDVGCGTGFGTEGLLQHTDDVHGLDQSVHQMEKAFQKFGKRDKVRFYRGDAERLPFKDDSFDVVWSSGSIEYWPNPVDALEEFRRVVKPGEQVLVVGPNYPKTTVMQKVADSIMLFYDEEEADRMFEEAGFEDVEHVLMGPSYDPDIAITTVARAPEE; this is translated from the coding sequence ATGGGTATCCTCGAGGACAAAGGACGGGCGCGGCTGTTCTACAAGTACCTCTCGAAGGTGTACGACCAGGTCAACCCGTTCATCTGGAACGAAGAGATGCGCGCGGAAGCACTCGCGCTGCTCGACATCGAACGGGGCGACCGCGTGCTCGACGTCGGCTGCGGCACCGGCTTCGGTACCGAGGGGCTGCTCCAGCACACCGACGACGTCCACGGTCTCGACCAGAGCGTCCACCAGATGGAGAAGGCGTTCCAGAAGTTCGGCAAGCGCGACAAAGTTCGCTTCTACCGCGGCGACGCCGAGCGATTGCCGTTCAAAGACGACAGCTTCGACGTGGTCTGGTCGTCCGGCTCCATCGAGTACTGGCCGAACCCCGTCGACGCGCTCGAAGAGTTCCGCCGCGTCGTCAAACCCGGCGAGCAGGTGCTCGTCGTCGGCCCGAACTACCCGAAGACGACGGTGATGCAGAAGGTCGCCGACTCCATCATGCTGTTCTACGACGAGGAGGAGGCCGACCGGATGTTCGAGGAGGCCGGCTTCGAGGACGTCGAACACGTGCTGATGGGACCGTCGTACGACCCCGATATCGCCATCACGACGGTCGCCCGCGCACCTGAAGAGTAG
- a CDS encoding F0F1 ATP synthase subunit C produces MIESLPEIANVALQAEGSSGPALDGAAAAGLAVGLAALGAGYAERGIGAAAVGALAEDDSLFVQGLILTVLPETLVILALVVVFILG; encoded by the coding sequence ATGATCGAATCCCTACCCGAAATCGCTAACGTTGCACTGCAGGCTGAAGGATCCAGCGGCCCGGCGCTCGACGGCGCCGCCGCCGCCGGTCTCGCGGTCGGTCTCGCCGCACTCGGCGCAGGCTACGCAGAGCGCGGTATCGGTGCCGCCGCAGTCGGCGCTCTCGCCGAGGACGACAGCCTCTTCGTTCAGGGCCTCATCCTGACGGTCCTGCCGGAGACGCTCGTTATTCTCGCGCTCGTCGTCGTGTTCATCCTCGGTTAA
- a CDS encoding V-type ATP synthase subunit F: protein MSQEIAVIGSPDFTTGFRLAGVRKFQNVPESEKDERLDAAVEETLADDDVGIVVMHDEDLAHLSRNVRKSVEQSIEPTLVTLGAGGAGGGGLRDQIKRAIGIDLMEDENQ, encoded by the coding sequence ATGAGTCAGGAGATCGCCGTCATCGGCAGCCCCGACTTCACCACCGGCTTCCGTCTGGCGGGCGTTCGGAAGTTCCAGAACGTCCCCGAGTCGGAGAAAGACGAGCGCCTCGACGCCGCCGTCGAAGAGACGCTCGCCGACGACGACGTCGGCATCGTCGTGATGCACGACGAGGACCTCGCGCACCTCTCGCGTAACGTCCGAAAGTCCGTCGAGCAGAGCATCGAACCGACGCTCGTCACGCTCGGTGCGGGCGGTGCGGGCGGTGGCGGACTGCGTGACCAGATCAAACGAGCAATCGGTATCGACCTAATGGAAGACGAGAACCAATGA